One window from the genome of Yamadazyma tenuis chromosome 7, complete sequence encodes:
- the SFI1 gene encoding spindle pole body protein Sfi1 (COG:D; EggNog:ENOG503NXT4), giving the protein MIDQLNVIKDQYSSLEGYSKIVQGLEKLVHFYSQLVSESEVQLVRFLNKNFNNELRQLSNLQLQLEELDIYLEESSTREISSYIESLPIHTTRPESPSTSLDNHSMYQGFQNKSGFESSDTNFKNLVYLFLQISSFKFKSSPSDHDFSSNIKLMLAIYRRNCHINWMEIADYQTLEWKLNTFHDFLFGMIQEDLDERHVLKAVCERIFATQTFFPELATDELPNSSAIDDSHPSFSRSSIILPREDEEELLANVERLLPQLNEFNFNFDPSFPKSLKLFISLLDPNQELTTDSDLQYLNDLIKTINAIVDYENDEAVNNGGDIYNASLQFYNLHMSLSIDNVNKSPSSTLLMKYCMCQVKHDTCTITNTLQKWNLKTLNISQLNYTLDHDWGYYQSSKVVRSVFEAWLGSFDRHKRMSLAASEYHSKSIQVKILFSKWIPKSVSIKSLIERESDHCRTKAFKKWKDRYTKTQEQVSRACEVRRSKVTQTVFEHWKTRNETLMTMTFKSQSLRETHETKLDALVLSYIFNNWFVKMNRSSSNQGSGLGLQDLTDKLKLLSVREKDFLLRRFYHIWKNKHDMEAREREVISNNSKFLSRYFFSKWEHLYKLRFISNDFQNQRNSKFKTNAFSHWKGSTEINSTASAFHRKKLLRRIWNTWKLKTLARRFPRNKLEVAKQRSSPVSNNEFIYTQLQITFKKWYLVFKCNQLRSNNELTLKSLAFTQWRGKSMRNIDMIHAARTFKEKSLIHSYTMAWYNVLEFQQRLPSIADTFYVKSYWKILQSKSELYSVTLKNLKDVHIDKYALRAKYSIESQILVHSVLKLWKEKRQQRFDDLADLKITYLHRRITVPNTLKKHLVKWISTFNRRQMKSSTLDQRCQMFLKRSRMKRFFLDKWIKKVSHVINLSEISDSFGSRLLHKKHMVIWYDKYLNKGRYLEEIAQELIDQKELKIQREVLSEWSMKYIKFITRHQQSCNLFTRRWETARLKSIFDLWVYKLQDEGDDPSQVSFDSSSPTKRANVFLDMSTDSIILSESPLAFKSKSTSKATDEPNMLPPELTESYLHSPIKSQGKLPPNTPQVNNSKVSPSRMQTSIRMKKERIQALREHYSKVRDTTKISPTRTSAIKAPRSVPAAKAYSFLTGNTRLSPPKRPEFSSTPKKENPFPTNEDPRWSGKFETYDSNSRDLETTESPIRPTVTSAMTDKDIEEAKTLRRIKPIIIPESLEDEPKISPISMLKQRHSITNPY; this is encoded by the coding sequence ATGATAGATCAGTTGAATGTCATCAAAGACCAATACCTGTCACTTGAGGGGTATTCCAAAATAGTACAAGGATTGGAAAAGTTAGTCCACTTTTACTCCCAGCTTGTGTCCGAATCGGAGGTTCAACTCGTAAGGTTTTTGAATaagaatttcaacaacgagCTAAGACAGCTCTCAAacctccaacttcaattggaagagttggataTATACTTGGAAGAGAGCTCCACCAGGGAAATTTCCTCTTACATCGAGTCCTTGCCAATTCATACAACCAGGCCTGAATCGCCATCAACTTCTCTAGACAATCATTCAATGTACCAGGGTTTCCAAAATAAGCTGGGCTTTGAAAGCAGTGACACCAACTTTAAGAATTTGGTATACTTATTTTTGCAAATATCgagcttcaagttcaagtccagTCCACTGGACCATGACTTTTCGAGTaatatcaagttgatgttggcGATATATCGTCGAAACTGTCACATAAATTGGATGGAAATCGCCGACTACCAAACGCTTGAATGGAAGTTAAACACTTTTCATGACTTCTTGTTCGGTATGATCCAGGAGGATCTCGATGAAAGACATGTCTTGAAGGCAGTGTGTGAACGGATCTTTGCCACACAGACGTTTTTTCCCGAGCTtgcaactgatgaactACCGAATTCTTCAGCCATTGATGACTCCCACCCCAGCTTTTCCAGATCAAGTATCATTCTACCAAGagaggatgaagaggaaTTATTGGCTAATGTTGAACGGTTGTTACCGCAATTAAACGAGTTCAACTTTAATTTCGATCCGTCGTTTCCCAAGTCCTTGAAACTATTTATTAGTTTGCTCGACCCAAATCAGGAGTTGACCACAGACAGTGATTTACAGTATCTTAACGATTTGATAAAGACCATCAATGCCATTGTTGATTATGAAAACGATGAAGCTGTAAataatggtggtgacatTTACAAtgcttctcttcaattctATAATCTACATATGTCATTATCCATTGACAATGTTAATAAGAGTCCAAGCCTGAcattattgatgaaatacTGTATGTGTCAAGTTAAACACGATACTTGCACAATTACCAACACTCTCCAAAAATGGAATCTCAAAACATTGAACATAAGTCAATTAAACTACACATTGGACCATGATTGGGGGTATTATCAGTCGAGCAAAGTCGTTCGTTCAGTATTTGAGGCCTGGCTTGGCTCCTTTGACAGACACAAAAGAATGAGCTTGGCAGCTTCAGAGTATCATAGCAAATCAATCCAGGTGAAAATTTTGTTCTCAAAGTGGATACCCAAGCTGGTTAGCATCAAGAGCTTGATAGAAAGGGAACTGGACCATTGTAGAACTAAGGCATTCAAAAAATGGAAAGATAGATACACTAAAACTCAGGAGCAGGTCTCCAGGGCTTGTGAAGTACGCAGGTCAAAGGTCACACAAACTGTTTTTGAACATTGGAAGACCAGAAACGAAACATTAATGACGATGACTTTTAAATCCCAATCCTTAAGGGAAACTCATGAAACAAAACTCGACGCATTGGTTTTAAGTTATATTTTTAATAATTGGTTCGTTAAGATGAATCGATCATCAAGCAATCAAGGTTCTGGATTGGGATTACAGGATCTTACTGACAAGCTCAAACTTCTAAGTGTAAGAGAAaaagatttcttgttgagacGATTCTACCACatttggaagaacaagCACGACATGGAAGCTAGAGAAAGGGAAGTaatttccaacaactcgaaGTTCTTAAGTCGCTATTTTTTTTCGAAGTGGGAACACCTTTATAAGCTTCGGTTCATCTCCAAtgattttcaaaatcaaaggaACTCTAAATTCAAAACCAATGCATTCTCTCATTGGAAGGGAAGCACTGAGATAAACTCCACTGCTTCCGCTTTTCACAGAAAGAAATTGCTCCGTAGGATTTGGAATACATGGAAATTGAAAACCTTGGCGAGAAGATTTCCCAGAAACAAGCTTGAAGTGGCTAAACAGAGGAGTAGCCCAGTTTCAAACAATGAATTTATCTACACTCAGTTGCAGATTACCTTCAAAAAGTGGTATTTGGTTTTCAAATGCAATCAGTTGAGAAGCAATAATGAACTTACCCTTAAGTCTTTGGCATTTACGCAATGGAGGGGAAAATCCATGAGGAACATTGATATGATCCATGCTGCTAGAACCTTCAAGGAAAAGAGCCTCATACACAGCTATACAATGGCGTGGTACAATGTTTTGGAATTTCAGCAACGACTCCCGTCTATAGCTGATACATTTTATGTTAAGAGTTACTGGAAGATTTTACAATCAAAATCAGAGCTTTATCTGGTCACCCTCAAGAATTTAAAAGATGTACATATTGATAAGTATGCTCTTCGAGCCAAGTACTCCATTGAAAGTCAGATCCTTGTACATTCAGTGTTGAAGTTATGGAAGGAGAAAAGGCAACAAAggtttgatgatttggcTGATCTCAAGATTACCTATCTTCATAGGCGAATTACTGTTCCAAATACTTTAAAGAAGCACCTTGTTAAATGGATTTCTACCTTCAATCGTCGGCAAATGAAATCTTCCACCTTGGATCAAAGATGTCAaatgttcttgaagaggTCTCGGATGAAGAGATTCTTCCTTGATAAATGGATTAAAAAGGTATCTCACGTCATCAATTTGTCTGAAATTTCTGACAGCTTTGGTAGTAGGTTACTCCACAAAAAGCATATGGTAATTTGGTATGATAAATACCTCAATAAGGGAAGatacttggaagaaatagCTCAGGAATTAATCGACCAAAAAGAGCTCAAAATACAAAGGGAAGTTTTAAGTGAATGGTCAATGAAGTACATCAAGTTTATTACTAGGCATCAACAAAGCTGTAATCTATTCACAAGGAGATGGGAGACCGCTAGACTAAAGTCCATTTTCGATTTGTGGGTATATAAACTTCAGGATGAAGGCGATGACCCTTCTCAGGTTTCATTTGATAGTAGctctccaacaaaaagagcCAATGTGTTTCTCGATATGTCTACTGATTCAATTATTCTTAGTGAATCTCCATTAGCGTTCAAAAGTAAGTCAACCTCAAAGGCCACAGACGAGCCCAATATGCTTCCACCTGAATTGACTGAGAGTTACTTACACTCACCCATAAAATCCCAGGGAAAGCTCCCACCAAATACTCCCCAGGTAAACAACTCCAAAGTCAGTCCATCTAGGATGCAAACAAGTATaagaatgaagaaggaaagaATACAGGCTTTGAGGGAACATTATAGCAAAGTAAGAGATACAACAAAAATCTCGCCCACAAGAACTTCAGCAATAAAGGCTCCCAGAAGCGTACCGGCAGCTAAAGCTTACTCATTTTTGACGGGTAATACTAGACTAAGTCCTCCCAAGAGACCTGAGTTTTCGTCTACCCCCAAAAAAGAGAATCCTTTTCCTACAAATGAAGATCCAAGATGGCTGGGTAAATTTGAAACATATGATTCTAATTCAAGAGATCTAGAAACAACAGAGAGTCCCATCAGACCCACTGTTACTTCAGCTATGACTGACAAAGATATAGAAGAGGCCAAAACCTTGCGAAGAATCAAACCAATCATTATCCCCGAGTCTTTGGAGGATGAGCCCAAAATATCACCCATTAGTATGCTCAAACAAAGGCACAGCATAACTAATCCATATTAG
- the ECM39 gene encoding alpha-1,6- mannosyltransferase (CAZy:GT22; EggNog:ENOG503NYGI; COG:G) — protein MRSTEAFFKVLVFGVVITYLWIAPYTKVEESFNLQAIHDILNYGIFPSSQIELYDHKSFPGVVPRTFIGSLLISTAAMPIIKGLQFFGINLLEGDQSNLQLLVRLLIGVANVHSFNNLATSVNKIDFQARKNKRPSHIGTCYLLLLLSQFHILFYASRPLPNFIALPFFNFGLSKIVRGNMAGLTWLAFIGIVFRLEIGVLGFIAAIVFSLVFGQSNVFTNLILLAFGTFFGAALSFLVDSHFWGYNVIPELSAFVFNVVEGKSADWGVEPYAAYFKKYIPQLFSPPVVLLLLPLGLLSDPSDDGLVVLDDHKQVIHRPSWNSLRALFISAILFVAVMSIQPHKEWRFIIYIVPALTLVAGYGISSLVDKSLTSWSRRVTVFVMVAFVGVSFISSCSKAYISSFNYPGGEALRLVNQLAVNSNSSKQILIHLDVPTCMTGASRFGELHNQRVVYDKTEDPSELNKIWEHIDFLVTEVRVNDPVWEKAASVQKFSQISLYPVVSLFQQHPTKEKLVKHLANTFVDSFKTMDFSAFKEFVDSAVLKTDYIYIYRRINSEPGEPIAETYSKIEELEEPDMEEVKEQINEQIDELEQ, from the coding sequence ATGCGCTCAACTGAAgccttcttcaaggtcttggtgtttggagtggtgataacatatttgtggattgCCCCTTACACTAAAGTCGAGGAATCGTTCAATCTTCAGGCTATACACGATATATTGAACTATGGCATATTCCCATCCTCCCAAATCGAATTATATGACCACAAGAGCTTTCCGGGAGTTGTTCCTCGAACCTTCATCGGAAGCTTGTTAATATCTACAGCAGCTATGCCAATTATCAAAGGGTTGCAATTCTTTGGAATTAACCTCTTGGAAGGTGATCAATCGAATTTACAGCTACTCGTACGGCTCCTCATTGGAGTTGCAAACGTTCATCTGTTTAATAATTTGGCTACCAGTGTAAATAAGATCGATTTTCAAGCACGAAAGAACAAAAGACCGTCTCACATTGGAACCTGTTACTTGTTGTTGCTTTTGTCCCAGTTCCATATTTTGTTTTATGCTTCACGACCATTACCCAACTTCATCGCCTTaccatttttcaactttggtCTCTCCAAAATAGTTAGAGGTAACATGGCTGGGTTGACTTGGTTAGCGTTCATCGGCATCGTGTTCAGACTTGAGATCGGAGTGCTTGGGTTTATTGCTGCAATTGTGTTTAGTTTGGTGTTTGGTCAGTCCAACGTattcaccaacttgattctaTTGGCATTTGGAACTTTCTTTGGGGCAGCTTTatcttttttggtggactCCCATTTTTGGGGCTATAATGTGATTCCAGAGCTCCTGGCGTTTGTATTCAATGTTGTGGAAGGAAAATCTGCTGACTGGGGAGTAGAGCCTTATGCTgcatacttcaagaaatacATTCCCCAGCTTTTCAGCCCCCCTGTGGTTTTACTTTTGTTACCCTTGGGTCTTCTTTCCGATCCTTCTGATGATGGCTTGGTTGTCCTCGATGACCACAAACAGGTTATCCACCGTCCATCTTGGAATAGTTTGAGGGCCTTGTTCATTAGTGCCATTCTCTTTGTGGCCGTCATGTCTATTCAACCTCACAAGGAATGGAGATTCATCATTTACATTGTACCTGCTTTAACATTGGTAGCAGGATACGGTATCTCCTCCTTGGTCGACAAGTCTTTGACTTCGTGGTCCCGAAGGGTGACTGTTTTCGTAATGGTTGCCTTTGTTGGAGTCAGTTTTATTAGTTCCTGTTCAAAAGCTTACATATCAAGCTTCAATTATCCCGGAGGAGAAGCCTTGAGACTCGTCAACCAATTGGCTGTaaattcaaattcttcGAAGCAGATATTGATCCACCTTGATGTACCAACGTGCATGACAGGTGCTTCTAGATTCGGAGAACTCCACAATCAAAGAGTGGTTTATGACAAGACAGAGGATCCGAGTGAACTCAATAAAATTTGGGAACATATCGATTTCTTAGTCACAGAAGTAAGAGTCAATGATCCTGTTTGGGAAAAAGCTGCTTCCGTCCAGAAGTTTTCTCAAATATCATTATACCCGGTGGTTTCCCTCTTCCAACAGCATCCTACAAAAGAGAAACTTGTTAAGCACCTTGCAAATACATTTGTGGACTCCTTCAAAACTATGGACTTTTCGGCTTTTAAAGAATTTGTGGATTCTGCAGTCTTGAAGACAGACTACATTTATATCTACAGGAGAATAAATAGTGAACCTGGAGAACCAATTGCTGAAACCTAttcaaaaattgaagaattagAAGAACCTGATATGGAAGAAGTAAAAGAGCAAATCAACGAGCAGATTGACGAGTTGGAACAGTGA
- a CDS encoding uncharacterized protein (EggNog:ENOG503NUR3; COG:H) — MDKDIPQLVEELPDQSFEFKTNNIDYNAVESKVPSSVPTRLPKKVPITIITGYLGSGKSTLLQKIGQTSKKRLAIILNEFGDSSAIEKSVTIEDASKNEAVQEWLDLGNGCLCCTVKDNGVMAIEQLIEKSRDKIDYILLETTGIADPAPIARMFWLDDGLASNIYIDGVITVLDSEHIVTCLDDVGGHWHTSNNHLKEIQLGEGNLSAEEIEEEQKKLQEGLTTAHLQIALADTILVNKVDVLDKDPSTKAGKLAQITEKVRSINSTCPIYNTSFGDIDLDKILDLHAFEANSAKVQKSISMVSESSFHDHRIATVTLTFPFFESEEEFDQIEKFIQYVLWENVVNGKEIEVHRLKGILVRNIPGSPDVRVVQGVRETYDIISGGVLLDEITQNKLVFIGKNLDVEDLYHDLKQYISI; from the coding sequence ATGGACAAAGACATTCCccagttggtggaagaacTTCCAGATCAGAGCTTCGAGTTCAAGACTAATAATATTGATTACAACGCTGTGGAGTCCAAGGTCCCCAGTTCTGTACCCACGAGACTCCCCAAGAAAGTTCCtatcaccatcatcaccggATACTTGGGGTCAGGTAAATCTACTTTACTTCAAAAGATTGGCCAAACCTCCAAAAAACGGCTAGCAATCATTCTAAATGAGTTTGGAGACTCTTCAGCCATCGAGAAGTCTGTCactattgaagatgctCTGAAAAATGAGGCTGTTCAAGAATGGCTTGATCTAGGAAATGGGTGTCTTTGCTGTACGGTAAAAGATAATGGAGTTATGGCCATTGAGCAGCTCATTGAAAAATCAAGAGACAAAATCGATTACATATTGTTGGAGACCACAGGAATTGCTGACCCGGCTCCTATTGCTAGGATGTTTTGGCTCGATGATGGACTTGCATCAAACATTTATATTGATGGGGTCATCACCGTCCTTGATTCAGAACACATTGTCACATGCTTAGACGATGTCGGTGGACACTGGCATACTTCCAATAACcacttgaaagaaatccAACTCGGAGAAGGGAATTTGAGTgctgaagaaattgaagaggaACAAAAGAAGCTTCAAGAGGGTTTAACCACAGCCCATTTACAAATCGCATTAGCAGACACTATCCTCGTCAATAAGGTGGATGTCTTGGACAAAGACCCATCCACCAAAGCTGGGAAGCTTGCCCAAATCACCGAAAAAGTGAGATCCATTAACAGTACTTGTCCAATCTATAATACGTCTtttggagatattgatTTGGACAAAATCCTCGACCTCCATGCCTTCGAAGCCAACTCTGCCAAGGTGCAAAAGTCCATCTCTATGGTGAGCGAAAGTTCTTTTCATGATCATAGAATCGCCACTGTGACCTTAACATTCCCGTTCTTCGAgtctgaagaagagtttgatcaaatcgAAAAGTTTATTCAGTACGTACTTTGGGAAAACGTCGTCAATGGGAAGGAGATTGAAGTGCACAGACTCAAAGGAATCCTTGTGAGAAACATACCTGGATCCCCCGATGTTCGAGTTGTTCAAGGGGTAAGAGAAACCTACGATATCATATCTGGAGGAGTGCTTCTTGATGAGATCACACAGAACAAGCTTGTTTTCATCGGCAAAAACTTGGACGTAGAAGATTTATATCATGACTTGAAACAGTATATATCGATTTAA
- the TIM54 gene encoding mitochondrial import inner membrane translocase subunit tim54 (COG:U; EggNog:ENOG503NZTX; BUSCO:EOG09263XVS), which yields MSDSKEKPVEKVTPPKKGWSNPALQMMGIPCLSLPSRNWMIFWTVLASIGGGYAYDRYEQKQIRKQYMAKVEELGREPYDSHRLPRKLTVFIAPPPDDFLEVSMGYFRRYVKPVLNSASIDFDILVANKQGDIRSSVSERIRQLRRDAIQNNQTPPQNSNGTSWTKLLTVTIPSVLKAPFTSKPQDEPVEFKNVKELYDTKDVLGFYYRYPTITPVRDDVNAASHAGGVVCMGRGAYKEYIQGVHEGLLGPLEAPQIEEQVSVENSDEEQDKNEAKAPAPFIKPEQYPQAQLAPELDLSSIIRDDKGVPVLFEQPIYVFPVMNVLGFKNTLRKIYNFFTKRHAAEDFSERTLHIVDNKVVPFEYKHQYLAKEEEPLWPKHWVEKGKERNSEWVQEMITDDRVTSRLKVIE from the coding sequence ATGTCAGATTCGAAGGAGAAACCAGTGGAGAAAGTGACACCTCCTAAAAAGGGCTGGTCCAATCCTGCCCTACAGATGATGGGGATTCCTTGTCTCTCACTTCCTTCTCGAAATTGGATGATATTTTGGACAGTTTTAGCCAGCATTGGAGGAGGATACGCCTACGACAGATATGAGCAGAAACAGATCAGAAAACAGTATATGGCTAAGGTCGAGGAGTTGGGCAGAGAACCGTACGACTCCCACCGCTTACCTCGTAAACTCACAGTTTTTATAGCCCCACCCCCAGACGATTTTTTGGAGGTTTCCATGGGATACTTCAGAAGATATGTGAAACCGGTTTTGAATTCAGCATCCATTGATTTCGACATTTTGGTTGCCAACAAACAGGGTGATATTCGTTCATCTGTCAGTGAACGGATCAGACAATTAAGAAGAGATGCCATACAAAATAACCAAACCCCACCTCAGAACTCTAACGGCACTTCTTGGACCAAGTTACTCACGGTGACAATTCCATCTGTTCTCAAGGCTCCGTTCACTTCCAAGCCACAAGACGAGCCCGTAGAGTTCAAGAACGTCAAAGAATTGTACGACACCAAAGACGTGTTGGGTTTCTATTACCGGTACCCAACCATAACCCCAGTGAGAGATGATGTGAATGCTGCTTCCCATGCTGGAGGAGTGGTGTGTATGGGCAGAGGAGCCTACAAGGAGTACATTCAGGGGGTGCATGAAGGTCTTCTTGGGCCCTTGGAAGCTCCACAAATAGAAGAACAGGTTTCTGTGGAGAATAGCGATGAGGAACAAGACAAAAATGAGGCCAAGGCCCCCGCCCCGTTCATTAAACCTGAACAATACCCCCAAGCCCAATTGGCTCCCGAGCTCGACTTGAGTTCCATCATAAGAGATGACAAAGGGGTGCCAGTTCTATTTGAACAACCAATTTATGTGTTCCCCGTTATGAACGTGCTTgggttcaaaaacaccttgaGAAAAATCTAcaattttttcaccaaGCGACACGCAGCTGAGGACTTCAGTGAGAGAACCTTGCACATTGTCGATAATAAAGTGGTTCCATTCGAATATAAACACCAGTACcttgccaaagaagaagagcctTTGTGGCCCAAGCATTGGGTTGAAAAGGGTAAGGAACGTAATAGTGAATGGGTGCAAGAAATGATCACCGACGACAGGGTTACCAGTAGATTGAAAGTGATTGAATAG
- a CDS encoding uncharacterized protein (EggNog:ENOG503PPX1; COG:S), protein MAETATTTDFMDDLSLPRYIPLPSDSLTILSEIMPKKSDLCAQVSADLIRIEKDVQEFIDFVLNEDQLPDLEPIQKSLDIYSDTIYSLMRSAYDAEMWINAVTEIKNRYQAQMHTEDEFNLQSLQSFRENESALFVDAIREEYEHSKQVESQAHSFESHLKHEGPYQYISNIKSIIENPEAPLPDMNEEEDGVAISGGKVSFNDPISLMMYKNPHKSRRCNHVFELEHIKTHLQSHVTCPVAGCESQIRTSDLVPDKLMALRVKVYTVRGKVYRDAEQIVGV, encoded by the coding sequence ATGGCCGAGACAGCTACAACAACCGATTTCATGGACGATTTGTCCCTTCCTCGCTACATCCCGCTCCCGTCAGACTCCCTCACGATATTGTCAGAAATCATGCCCAAAAAGTCGGACCTCTGTGCCCAAGTATCTGCTGACCTTATACGAATAGAAAAAGACGTTCAGGAGTTTATCGACTTTGTCTTGAATGAAGACCAACTCCCCGATCTAGAACCCATCCAGAAATCACTCGACATTTACTCCGACACCATTTATAGCCTTATGAGGTCCGCCTACGATGCTGAGATGTGGATAAATGCTGTGACcgaaatcaaaaacagGTATCAGGCACAAATGCACACGGAAGATGAATTCAACCTACAGTCCCTCCAGCTGTTCCGAGAAAATGAGTCGGCTCTCTTTGTGGATGCCATACGAGAGGAATACGAACACTCCAAGCAAGTGGAATCACAGGCTCATTCGTTTGAGTCCCATCTTAAGCATGAAGGCCCATACCAGTACATCTCCAATATCAAACTGATAATAGAAAATCCAGAAGCACCATTGCCGGATatgaatgaagaagaagatggcGTAGCTATTTCAGGAGGGAAAGTTTCGTTTAATGATCCCATCTCGTTGATGATGTATAAAAATCCCCACAAATCTAGACGATGCAACCATGTGTTTGAACTCGAACACATCAAGACTCACTTGCAGTCCCATGTGACGTGTCCCGTTGCTGGGTGTGAAAGTCAAATCCGTACCTCTGACTTGGTTCCTGATAAGTTGATGGCTTTGAGAGTTAAGGTATATACGGTGAGAGGCAAGGTCTACAGGGATGCCGAACAGATCGTTGGTGTATGA
- the GDH3 gene encoding NADP-dependent glutamate dehydrogenase (EggNog:ENOG503NVMC; COG:E): MVLPHEPEFQQAYNELVSALQDSTLFEEHPKYKKVIPVVSVPERLIQFRVAWENDKGEIEVNNGFRVQFNSALGPYKGGLRFHPSVNLSILKFLGFEQIFKNALTGLSMGGGKGGCDFNPKGRTDAEIRRFCVAFMRQLARYIGQDTDVPAGDIGVGGREIGFLFGAYKQMQNNWSGILTGKGLSWGGSLIRPEATGYGVVYYVEKMIEKATNGKETFKGKRVAISGSGNVAQYAALKVIELGGIVVSLSDSKGAIISKNGITPEQVEAIADAKIKFKSLEEIIGESVSAFSGSNSVEYKAGARPWVHAGAVDIALPSATQNEVSAEEAKALIAAGCKFIAEGSNMGSTAEAIDVFEESRSKNVWYAPGKAANCGGVAVSGLEMAQNSQRVSWTREEVDQKLKDIMYTCFDNCYETAKKYSKDTTELPSLLKGANIAGFLKVADAMFDQGDVF; the protein is encoded by the coding sequence ATGGTTTTACCTCACGAACCTGAATTTCAACAAGCCTACAACGAATTGGTCAGTGCTTTGCAAGACTCCACTTTGTTCGAAGAACACCCAAAATACAAAAAGGTTATTCCTGTTGTGTCTGTCCCTGAAAGACTCATCCAATTCAGAGTTGCTTGGGAAAATGATAAGGGTGAAATCGAAGTTAACAATGGTTTCAGAGTCCAATTCAACTCGGCTTTGGGTCCTTACAAAGGTGGTTTAAGATTCCACCCTTCTGTCAACTTGtcgatcttgaagtttttgggttttgaacaaatcttcaaaaatgccTTGACCGGTTTATCCATGGGAGGTGGTAAAGGTGGTTGTGATTTCAACCCAAAGGGTAGAACTGACGCCGAAATCAGAAGATTCTGTGTCGCCTTCATGAGACAATTGGCCAGGTACATTGGTCAGGACACCGATGTGCCAGctggtgatattggtgttggtggaagagAAATTGGTTTCCTCTTTGGTGCTTACAAGCAAATGCAAAACAACTGGTCTGGTATTTTGACCGGTAAAGGTTTGTCCTGGGGTGGATCTTTGATCCGTCCTGAAGCTACCGGTTACGGTGTTGTCTACTACGTCGAAAAGATGATTGAAAAGGCCACCAACGGTAAGGAAACTTTCAAGGGAAAGAGAGTGGCCATCTCCGGTTCCGGTAACGTTGCTCAATACGCCGCTTTGAAAGTGATTGAATTGGGAGGTATTGTGGTTTCGTTATCTGACTCCAAGGGTGCTATTATCTCCAAGAATGGTATTACCCCcgaacaagttgaagctATTGCCGATGCTaagatcaagttcaagagcttggaagaaatcattgGCGAATCTGTCTCTGCCTTCTCCGGTTCCAACTCGGTTGAATACAAGGCTGGTGCCAGACCATGGGTCCACGCCGGTGCAGTTGATATTGCTTTACCATCTGCCACTCAGAACGAAGTGtctgctgaagaagctaaGGCTTTGATTGCTGCTGGATGTAAGTTCATTGCCGAAGGTTCTAACATGGGTTCTACTGCCGAAGCGATCGatgtctttgaagaaagcaGATCCAAGAACGTGTGGTATGCTCCAGGTAAGGCTGCCAactgtggtggtgttgcTGTGTCTGGTTTGGAAATGGCCCAAAACTCCCAAAGAGTTTCTTGGACCAGAGAAGAAGTCGACCAAAAATTGAAGGACATCATGTACACTTGTTTCGACAACTGTTACGAGACCGCCAAGAAGTATTCGAAGGATACCACCGAGTTGCcatctttgttgaaggGTGCTAACATTGCTGGTTTCCTTAAGGTAGCAGACGCTATGTTTGACCAAGGTGATGTTTTTTAA